One genomic segment of Mytilus galloprovincialis chromosome 5, xbMytGall1.hap1.1, whole genome shotgun sequence includes these proteins:
- the LOC143075565 gene encoding beta-1,3-galactosyltransferase brn-like, whose protein sequence is MFLCKHVITGIRNIRILKIFYSLYAIEILLLVAIYALYGQNRALQTNSIDPPEIADISKEKSFKHNVPFGQNFKYPLEIDMLQLSRDIHSNNTRENVKIINPHPFSYTMLPKRKCNLKVRGNWTIIIIVKSDIRNVERRQVIRNTWGNTSNISDVSVVFMLGVEDMPLSAEETKYEDVIQENFIDDYRNNTLKTIMGFNWAVKHCKTANYLFFVDDDYFVNVANLMTLPNRCKHKHNVYLGSITSNAIPYRDKDSKWYISWEDYPYDKWPPYIMGGAYIVSMKTARQFQIIFPYVKPIHMDDVFLGIVSHKLNIRPIGVPSFYSGKKKGHKITGSIVASHGYENSVDVYRAWKQLPKKYGFENFINVTKIVKPHD, encoded by the coding sequence atgttCCTTTGCAAGCACGTGATTACAGGGATACGAAATATACGCATactaaaaatattctattccttatatgcaattgaaattttacTCCTGGTTGCAATCTATGCTCTTTATGGACAAAATAGAGCGTTGCAAACAAACTCCATTGATCCACCAgaaatagcagacatttcaaaagAGAAATCTTTTAAGCATAACGTACCTTTCGGACAGAATTTCAAATACCCATTGGAAATAGACATGCTCCAATTATCACGTGATATCCATTCAAACAACACGCGGGAAAACGTTAAGATAATAAATCCACATCCGTTTAGCTACACAATGTTACCAAAACGTAAATGCAATTTAAAAGTTCGGGGAAACTggacaataataataatagtcAAATCCGACATCCGGAATGTAGAAAGGAGGCAGGTTATACGAAATACTTGGGGAAATACGAGTAACATTTCCGATGTATCCGTAGTATTTATGCTAGGTGTTGAGGATATGCCTTTGTCAGCTGAAGAGACAAAATATGAAGATGTTATACAAGAAAATTTTATTGACGATTATAGAAACAATACCCTTAAGACAATAATGGGGTTCAATTGGGCGGTAAAGCATTGCAAAACTGCTaactatttgttttttgttgacgACGATTATTTTGTTAACGTTGCTAATTTAATGACATTACCGAATCGATGCAAACATAAGCATAATGTTTATTTAGGATCCATAACGTCAAATGCAATACCCTACCGAGACAAAGATTCAAAGTGGTATATTTCATGGGAGGATTATCCGTATGACAAATGGCCGCCATATATAATGGGAGGAGCTTATATAGTGTCAATGAAAACAGCAAGACAGTTTCAAATTATATTTCCATATGTTAAACCAATACATATGGATGATGTATTTCTTGGTATAGTGTCTCATAAACTAAATATTAGGCCTATTGGTGTGCCTTCATTTTATAGCGGAAAGAAGAAAGGACACAAAATCACAGGTAGCATTGTTGCTAGTCATGGATATGAAAATTCAGTTGATGTATACCGTGCATGGAAACAATTACCAAAAAAGTATGGATTTGAAAACTTCATCAATGTAACAAAAATAGTTAAACCACATGACTAA